CTTCGATGATGTCGACTTGGCTCACGCGGTGCCTCTGGCTGCCCGTGCTGCTTTTGAGAACAGCGGCCAGATCTGCTTATGTGGTTCGCGTATCTACGTCCACCAAGCTATTTATGTAGACTTCCTGGCTGCGCTTGTGGACCATGTTCAAACGTACTACGTGTGTGGTGAAACGGTTGGGCCTGTTGTCTCGCTGCAGCATTATGCTAAGGTTCGGTCCTATTTGTTGCAGGCACAGGAGAAAATGGCAACCTTCCACACTGGAGAAGTGCCTGATATGGTTCCACAGCATGGCTTCTGGATCACTCCGACGATTCTCGGTCGTGTTGGGGCTGATAGTTGCATTATGCGAGAAGAGATATTTGGGCCCGTTGTCACTGTCGCTCCCTTCAGGACCGAACAAGAGGCGATTTCATTGGCAAATGACAACCCTAACGGCCTGGCCAGCGTCCTCTTGACTAACGATCTCTCGCGGATGCGCCGAGTTGGAGAACGGATTGATGCCGGCCTGGTCTGGGTGAACTGCTGGCTGGTGCGTGAACTGGGCACAGCATTCGGAGGCATGAAGGCATCTGGCATGGGGCGAGAGGGAGGCGCCCACAGTCGTGATGTCTTTACCAATGTCCGTACTCTCCATATGTAGTCAATATAAACAAAATATGTCTATACCATCATAATCCAATTCCAGCTGTGTTCATAAAGTATAAGACGGAAGCACCCGGCATAACTCTGCCTGTGCATAAACTGCTGACTCACCACGGAAACATCCGTGATTGGGCGAGCAACCCGGATCTGCCCGACTGCTATTAAGAGTCAACATCACTCACTCTATACATCAACTGCCGTCCACTCAACACCTCACCACGATCAATAGCAGCTACTCCTCGATAAACCATGTCCCAGAGTACACCGTATTTTCGCCCGTCAGCTCATGCCCAAGGGCTGGCCAACTATCCACACGCCCGCATAGTCCGATCCCGCGACGGAAAGGATTCATATATCTACATCTCAGGCACCTCCTCACGGCGCGGCGACGGGACATTCGTCGGCGCCACTCAGACACAAAATGCTGCCGGTAATACCTCGCTTGATCTTGACATCAGGCTGCAGACTGCGGCCGTTCTCTCGAACATCGACGCTATCATCCAAGGCGCCACCGACAACCGGGCGACGATTCGAGACGTCATCGATGCGACGGTGTTTTTGACCAACCTCAAGGACGACTATACTGGGATGAACGAGGAGTGGAATCGGGTTTGGTCTGATCCTGCGACTGCGCCAGCCCGGACAACCGTGGAAGTGCGAGCGCTGCCGCGGGAGGAGATTCTGGTGGAAATCAAGTGTGTTGCATATGTTGGATGACGAGCTGTACTGAATATATCTTTGAAAACGTTGTTCACTGTATAGACTACTTAATGCAAACCAGACATATTTATCTTGCTAAGATGACTTATCAAGGGAAATGGAAGCTCCCATCAATAATGTATTTCCTGCCACCCAGATCCTCCCCGCGAGCAAACGCAACCCATAAATTTTTCACGGCAATGCCTACTTTCTCGACGATCTTCTCGGCGTCGGCTCCCTGAAGCATTGGCGCATGTTCCCATGCAGACCAGTCACCTAGGAGGAACGGCAGATCTATGCAGTGTGTTGCTTTAAGCTTGTTATTTCCCTTAGGGTACCACCGGACCTCAGAACTGGGCAGCCTCCTGCCAAGTACCGTCGAGGTACGCTGAAGCAGGCGATCGGTTTCCCCATGGAAGAGGTTGTAAAGGTATGACTTCCTCGGGTCCATGTGCGTGAAGGAAGTAATCTCGTCTGCGGTATATCCCAGGAATACTAGTTTGCCCCGGGCAGCAGAGATGAAGCGATCAGAGTGGAGGCTTTCAGGCGGCAATGGGTACTCGCCAAATAGAGGACGAAATGGGAGAAGGGTTGGCGAGACAGATCTGGAGACGCGTGGCAGCTGCTTTTGCAGGTCGAGGAGGTGGGATACAGGGGCCACTGCCAGGTCCGTATGAGACAGCGCGTTGCTCGCGTGTTGAGACATGGCACGAGTTGCCTCGTCACGGTTCTCGTCATATAGGCGACCAAGCGGCGGGCTCTGTAGTATTGCCCGATGGAAGAGCTCGTCGGTATTGTCGGCCACCAAAAGACAGTATATTGCGTCGGCGCCAGCGGACTGGCCGAAGACGGTGACATTTTCTGGGTCGCCACCGAATGCTGCAATGTTTTTCTGGATCCAGCGCAGTGCTTCTATTTGATCGAGCAGCCCAAGGTTTGCTGGGGCCAAATTTGGAATGGGGAGATAGCCAAAAATCCCAAGTCTGTATGTGATggtaacaacaacaacgcctTTCCTGGCCAGGCCGTGGGGGATGAAAGCGTCAATATCACCACCCCATAAAGTATAGCCACCGCCAGGTAAAAAGGCCATGACAGGTGCTGCTTGCACTGACGTCGGAGCCACAACACTGACGTGCAGGCAGTCTTCACTCTGCTCCCTGTTTCCATCCAGAACCCCGGTACCCCGTACTGGGTGGGAAGTATTCTGGGGGCATACTGAAGCACGCTGTGTGCAATCCTGGATTTCGTCCCAGTCTGGCACGGACTGGGGTCTCTGAAACCGCTTGGCGTGTGCATATCTGATACCCCTGGCATGAACGAGGTTTTCCTGGTGTCTAGCTAGGATCGCACCGCCGGGAAGGTGGACAGTGAGCTTGTCAGTcgccatgatgatgatttACGAGTAAGTGTTTCTCTCGGGCAGCCATCCCTTAAATAAGTCGACGATCTGCGGGCACCAGGAGCATGAGGCATGCCGTCGTAGCAGCTCAGTGGCTGTACTAGAGGATTCATGAGCCAGTCTGGTTCTTTCTTCGACACGGCGGTTGACAGGCTCTTTGTAAAAGCACAaacaaagaacaaagaaagaacaaagaaaaaaagccAAGACGCACCATCAGTTCCTTGGCTGTCTGTGCGTTGTCCCAGACTCATCCCCCCAACTCTATCTGTAGATGCCCTGGACCAGATCGCCCTGGCTTTCGAGCCTGCCAGAGTTGCTGGATGGAATGACTTTAGGGCTGGCCCTCTGTTCAGACTGCGCCCCTGGAGCAGGCAGTCATCCACCATACTTCGGCCTTTGTCTGCCAGGACCCGAAGGGCAAGTGGGTTCTGGATCAAGAAACCAGCATCTTCCAGGAGCAGCCATAGGAGCCGGACAGGAGCTCCTGGTAGCAGACCACCCTCACACTCACTCGGCTGGATTGGTATCAATTCCTCGCGTCTTGTGCTAACGGCCGCCTATGATGTCAGAATCTGTCCTCGCAAATACCAACTAGCCTGGCTAGCTCAATCGGTAGAGCGTGAGACTCTTAATCTCAAGGCTGCGGGTTCGAGCCCCGCGTtgggctttcttttttatttttgaaTTTTTTTGAATTTTCGCTCAACAGCATATTAAATAAACAAAACGTCTTGCTTAGTGTTTTGCTTGATTTGTGGTCGAAATGGTTTTGTTTGTTAGAAGATTGGTGGGTGTTACGCGGCAGAAGTAAATCGgttagaaatatataaatgTCGAACTGCTGCTTTACCAAAACAAATGACGTATcagaatagtatatataatcaGGCAAATCGCTCTTCGATATCACTCATCCGCTCGACAGCCTCCCTCGCACCCCCCCGCGTACTCTGCTTCAGAATCTTAACACTCGTCACCCATTCAAGCCTGGTCTTCCAGTACCCCCATCGCTCCCTCGACCACATCCCTGGACCCTTCCATTTCGACCCCGggaccttctccagctcccccCGTTCCTGGTACATGCGCGACCCGCATTCACGGATCCAGATAGTTGCAGCCGGCACGTATCCGTCTAGATTTGTGAGTTCGCCCTGTCCCCAGTTCGTCTCGAGGGCCTTCCGCAGCACGCGACCACCGCGGTGGATGTGTGACGGAGTGGGGAGTCCGATTGCTGCCATCTTCGCGCAGTACGCGTTTAGGTTGAACCAAAGCTGCCGGTCTTGGTGCCGGGAATACGCTGTTGTCATTAATATGCAGACAAGTACGATTTACTAAACCAGAGGAGAGACGTACAGTGCCATGAAAACTCGTCTATAAACATTGCTAGCCCAACGAGCTCTTTGTATTCCCCGCTGGGATGCGCCTCCACAGGCGGTCGGTCATCTCTGTTAGATGCTCGGCGGCGTCTATGAGCATGCTAAGGACAATATCCGGGTTGGGGGGTGACGGCTGAGGGTCGAACCCATTCTCTCGGGGCAGCGGAGTGAGGGCTTCGTTGACTACATCGGCTGCTGGGATTGTGGGATCTGTTAGCAGCTTCGTGAAGGCCGAAACCAGGGCTGGAGAGGCGCCAGAGCTGGTTGGGACGTCGTCTGCGCTGGACCAGGCGTGAAGAAAGGCGGTGCAGGCGTCTGTCATGGCTAGTGAGCTGAGATGTTAATTAATCTACCAGAAAATGAGTATAGTTAGGTTGCTACTTATACTAAGCAGTTGGATAGGCGCCTGCACTGCCTCATGAGTCAACACCCACAGAGCCACAGTGGACCTGATATCCGGCCCCAACTTGAACCGGAATTCATGAAAGAATGTGGGTCCATAGTATAAAACTGCAGTCTGGGCTCTGGTTCATCTGGTCGATCGATGATTCTTGATCGCTGCAAGGGGTATTCAACTATTAAGAAGCTATGCCTATTATATACTTTGTACATCTTCTGTGGGTTTTTGGGGGAGGCACGGCTTCCCCCATAAGGCTTTACACCGTGCGCTCTCCATTATATTCTCCGTTTGTCCCATTTCAACCTCGATTTCTACCTTGTTACCGTCCTTGTCCTGCGAATTGACAAGGCTCGTACCGCCGAGCTTCTCCGAAGGTACATAGTGGTGGAATAACTCCGGGAAGATCGTGATGCAGTTCAGGCCTCGCTCCCGGCAGCCGTTCATCAAGGCGATATCAAAGGCTTCATCATTTCCCGCGCCAATATCCAGCAGTACATTTCTTGCCCCCTGTCGGCTCAGTGCATAGGCAAAGGAGCAGATGGGCATACGGGAATGAAATGCAACGCGCTGGCCCTTGGGTAAGGAACTGATGCCCTGGACGTTGCCAGCGTACGACTCAGCAGGACACACGGTGGGATCGTTGATATAGACCGACTCGACGTCTGGGTTCCAGGCCTCATTGCAGGAGCCGAGCCAGAGGACATCCCAAGACCGGCCGTACGGCACGATTTCGGCGTCGGCCTCGGGGGCCTTGGTCAGTTGGCGGACGGCCTGCGCAACGCCAACCATTTGTTCGCGGATGGAGACGTCCCAGTCGACGTCATCCTCAATAACTAGAGCCGATTCCAGATCAGACTGGATGATGTGTTCGATGAGATTGAGATGTGCTATCCAGGCCTGGGCGGAACCTGGATTGGGGTGAGCTCTGTCTTCGCTTCCCAGGCCGGTGAAAGCAGTGACTATATCGGCATGGATGGGAGGCTGCGGAGGGATTTGGATATCAAGTCCGGTGGCGTTGGCGGCTGCCTGGAGTCCTCGTGTTCGCCAAGAGGAATAGGgggagagagcgaggatggcTTCGAACTGTCGCAGAGCAGTCAGGAATTAGTGGTATGTGGCCGGCGAATAGCAGGAAACTTACACCTAACGTTGAGTTTCCGGCACCGACGGGACTCAGAAGGGATTGTGAAGAGTTTGCGGCTGGTTGAGGATCTGGCGAGTCTGACACTGGAACGGCCAAGGTGCCTGGCGTGGAAGGTTGGGACGAGAGGTACAGaaacagcagaagcagaCAGGCGGGGGCAATGCACAGACACCATCGCCAGCGGGGGGAAAGCCACGTTGTGAGTGATGCCATGCCGATGGAAGAACCACGCATCAGCTCAGACCCGTGGTAATCATAACCTTGGTAgattcttcattcttcagtAGGCTTGATCTGGTGGAAGCATCAGCCTAGTGACTAGGCCCGATCGGATCACTACCGGGATGAACCGGCTCCGCTTGCTGGCTGTCATTGGCTGATCTCAGGTGACAGCCGAATGCATTGTCACATGACCACCCTTCTTTGTTTTCATTCTTTGTTTTCATTCTCCATTCGTATTCTTTATTCTTTGTTTACTGTCTATGACTGCTCATCCATTGTCTATCTATCTCTTATCAAATGGTGATGGTTCGACTGCTGTATGCCTTCGCCCGCTGCTCAATCTGCGCTTCCCGCTCCCCCGCCGTGACATAGCGAGTCTCCTCGGGCAGCGCCGACCGCAAGTCCGCCAGCTGCACCAATTGTGTCACCACTGAAAGCGAATCCGGAGACGAACCCGAGGCATCCAGCCCCTGCCAGCGGACCATAATTGTGCCTTCATGCAGCCCGGTCGTGTTGATCCAGTTGTAAACACCCGGATCCGCGAGAGACACCACGAACGTGTACGTGCCGTTGCCATTGGCGGCGGCCTGTTCGTTGTTCAGACTGACCTGGCTGTTCCCGGGGTCGACCGATACCATCCACGGGTTTGTCGCTGGGAAGACGAAATAGTCCGCGTCTCCGGCTGTGACGGTCGCGACGAGGGCCTGATCCGCGGCGAGGTTGTAATGGCCGAACGAACTCGCCTGGCTGGTCAGGGTACCCAGCGTGCTGGATTGACTGGGACTCGCCAGTGAATTGACTTTGTTGAGCATTGTCTTCAGTCCGAGCGCTCCGACGCCGTAGTCGGCGACCGATTCCTGTAGGTTCCATCTTGCAGCCGCGATGATCTGGTTCCTGCTGATCGGATCGTGACCTTCGGTATCGCTGACTACCTTGACGGTGAGCTTGTCTGGTTGCTCGGTCTGCCAGTCCCCAAGGTTGTTGCGGATTAGAAGCTGCTTCGCCAGAGGGGTCGAATGGATATGGTTCGTCTGGCCATCAGCAGCAGTGCTGTTAATCGTGATGGTGTACGAGCCATCGCTGTTGACGACCAGATCACCACCGGACAGATGCGACACCGTATTTTGGGAATTGGGATTGCTGATCAGAGAGAAACTGACATCCGATGGCCCCGGAGTATGCCGGTGGCCCGTCACAACGTAGTTGGCCTGGGAGCTGATGGGAATGGTGCGATAAACACAGTCCGGGTTGTCGTAGGAATATCGCCCACCTGGAACATCCAAGTCGAACCAGCTGCGCGGACCGGAATCGTACCAGTAAACTTTGGGATAGTACGGGTCGGTATTCACAGCCTTTTGTACTGCACTGAAGGTCAATTCCTCAATCGCCTCGTCGAGACTGGAGGAAGCTTCGTCGCTGATCGGATATCCATGAGCGACCTTGTAAGCTCCCTTTGCCTCCGCCTTGAGGACAGCGAAAGCGTTGTCTTGGTAGATCTCGATTGCGAGGGCGTCCAGAGCTCGCTGGTCGGGTGTAGCGAGCGGACTGCGTGCCTGGACAGCAGTGAGAGCAATGCCGACGACAGCCGTGAGATCGAGGAGCCTCATGATGCAGAGAAACCAACAGGGGTACGGTAATCGGAGAAATAAACTCGGGGTTCAGGCTGTTATATCGCGAACCTGAGCGTCTTTGCCGAATTGCACGATTCCATGTGCTTGTGCTGTTTTATGCAGGGTTTAGCGCACAACTGTGAATAACATTACAGAATCCAGCCAATGGCGATCTGTGGCAGTGTTAATTGGGGCGGTCTCCGAGGTCTTTCCAATGAGAGTCCAACACTCCCAATGCCCGGAAGCCAGAAATTGACGAGATTGGGGGCGAATATTCGGAATATTCTAAGCGACGGAGGACTCCGTTCTCCGTTCTCcgtacttattattattattattattcattA
This region of Aspergillus puulaauensis MK2 DNA, chromosome 5, nearly complete sequence genomic DNA includes:
- a CDS encoding RidA family protein (COG:S;~EggNog:ENOG410Q2QM;~InterPro:IPR006175,IPR035959;~PFAM:PF01042), producing MSQSTPYFRPSAHAQGLANYPHARIVRSRDGKDSYIYISGTSSRRGDGTFVGATQTQNAAGNTSLDLDIRLQTAAVLSNIDAIIQGATDNRATIRDVIDATVFLTNLKDDYTGMNEEWNRVWSDPATAPARTTVEVRALPREEILVEIKCVAYVG
- a CDS encoding uncharacterized protein (CAZy:CE10;~COG:T;~EggNog:ENOG410PV04;~InterPro:IPR019826,IPR002018,IPR029058;~MEROPS:MER0030934;~PFAM:PF00135,PF07859); amino-acid sequence: MATDKLTVHLPGGAILARHQENLVHARGIRYAHAKRFQRPQSVPDWDEIQDCTQRASVCPQNTSHPVRGTGVLDGNREQSEDCLHVSVVAPTSVQAAPVMAFLPGGGYTLWGGDIDAFIPHGLARKGVVVVTITYRLGIFGYLPIPNLAPANLGLLDQIEALRWIQKNIAAFGGDPENVTVFGQSAGADAIYCLLVADNTDELFHRAILQSPPLGRLYDENRDEATRAMSQHASNALSHTDLAVAPVSHLLDLQKQLPRVSRSVSPTLLPFRPLFGEYPLPPESLHSDRFISAARGKLVFLGYTADEITSFTHMDPRKSYLYNLFHGETDRLLQRTSTVLGRRLPSSEVRWYPKGNNKLKATHCIDLPFLLGDWSAWEHAPMLQGADAEKIVEKVGIAVKNLWVAFARGEDLGGRKYIIDGSFHFP
- a CDS encoding uncharacterized protein (COG:S;~EggNog:ENOG410PY4X;~InterPro:IPR022085); amino-acid sequence: MAAIGLPTPSHIHRGGRVLRKALETNWGQGELTNLDGYVPAATIWIRECGSRMYQERGELEKVPGSKWKGPGMWSRERWGYWKTRLEWVTSVKILKQSTRGGAREAVERMSDIEERFA
- a CDS encoding uncharacterized protein (COG:S;~EggNog:ENOG410PY4G;~SECRETED:SignalP(1-32)); translation: MASLTTWLSPRWRWCLCIAPACLLLLFLYLSSQPSTPGTLAVPVSDSPDPQPAANSSQSLLSPVGAGNSTLGFEAILALSPYSSWRTRGLQAAANATGLDIQIPPQPPIHADIVTAFTGLGSEDRAHPNPGSAQAWIAHLNLIEHIIQSDLESALVIEDDVDWDVSIREQMVGVAQAVRQLTKAPEADAEIVPYGRSWDVLWLGSCNEAWNPDVESVYINDPTVCPAESYAGNVQGISSLPKGQRVAFHSRMPICSFAYALSRQGARNVLLDIGAGNDEAFDIALMNGCRERGLNCITIFPELFHHYVPSEKLGGTSLVNSQDKDGNKVEIEVEMGQTENIMESARCKALWGKPCLPQKPTEDVQSI
- a CDS encoding uncharacterized protein (SECRETED:SignalP(1-19)), which translates into the protein MRLLDLTAVVGIALTAVQARSPLATPDQRALDALAIEIYQDNAFAVLKAEAKGAYKVAHGYPISDEASSSLDEAIEELTFSAVQKAVNTDPYYPKVYWYDSGPRSWFDLDVPGGRYSYDNPDCVYRTIPISSQANYVVTGHRHTPGPSDVSFSLISNPNSQNTVSHLSGGDLVVNSDGSYTITINSTAADGQTNHIHSTPLAKQLLIRNNLGDWQTEQPDKLTVKVVSDTEGHDPISRNQIIAAARWNLQESVADYGVGALGLKTMLNKVNSLASPSQSSTLGTLTSQASSFGHYNLAADQALVATVTAGDADYFVFPATNPWMVSVDPGNSQVSLNNEQAAANGNGTYTFVVSLADPGVYNWINTTGLHEGTIMVRWQGLDASGSSPDSLSVVTQLVQLADLRSALPEETRYVTAGEREAQIEQRAKAYSSRTITI